The Thiorhodovibrio frisius genome segment GATCCCGCCTAACTAGGTTTCACACTTCCAGTCCAGCCCCCGAGGTTCACCCCTCGGGGGCTTTTTTATGCGGCGGTCTCAGCCAGCGCCGCCGCCCCTACCCGAACCCGGCGAGGTTGGTTATGATCGGCGACGGAGCTGTTCCTCCAAGTCCGGAGTTGACAGGAAGGATGTGGGTTAATGATGTCAAACACCGTTGAAATCGCCTGCCCGCCTGAGGTCATGCTCAGTCTGCACATGAACTCGCGAGAACTCGCCGAGCGCGTGCAACGAGATGCCGCCATGGCGTTGTTTCGGGAAGGGCGTTTGTCCTCTGGGTTAGCGGCCCAGTGGCTTGGTATGCCGCGCGTGCATTTTCTGCTGCTGGCGATGGCCGCCGGTGCCGAATTGCTGGAGGACACTGAGGAAGATTTCCGACGCGAGACGGCGTTGTTGTAATGGTGTTCTGCAATACGACGCCCTTCATCGCGCTGGCGAGCATTGACCGACTCGACCTGCTGCATCTGGTTCTCGGAGACATCGCAGTGGCGCAAGCCGTGGCAGAGGAATGCGCCCGGGGTGGGCCGATCTCGGTACCCGCCCTACAGCGCCTGCCTTGGGTGAATTTGTATCCCGATTTGCCATCGGATGAGTCGATGATCTTGGATCTGGATCGCGGCGAAAAGCAGACGATTTTGCTGGCTCGTCACCACGGTAGTGACCTCGTCGTGATCGATGAACGCCGTGCGCGCAGCTTGGCCGAATACCTTGGACTGCGCGTGACTGGAACCCTGGGCATTCTCGTCAAGGCAAAAGCAAGCGGCTTCATCCCATCTTTCCGGGAAGCGGCCGCTGCGATGCGTGGCCAAGGTATCTATTACAGTCAGGGATTGATCGACCGTCTGGGTGAACGACTCGGAGAAATAGGTGACCGACTCCCGTAAACGGCACTCACCATAACGAAGCTGTAGAATCA includes the following:
- a CDS encoding UPF0175 family protein; amino-acid sequence: MMSNTVEIACPPEVMLSLHMNSRELAERVQRDAAMALFREGRLSSGLAAQWLGMPRVHFLLLAMAAGAELLEDTEEDFRRETALL
- a CDS encoding DUF3368 domain-containing protein gives rise to the protein MVFCNTTPFIALASIDRLDLLHLVLGDIAVAQAVAEECARGGPISVPALQRLPWVNLYPDLPSDESMILDLDRGEKQTILLARHHGSDLVVIDERRARSLAEYLGLRVTGTLGILVKAKASGFIPSFREAAAAMRGQGIYYSQGLIDRLGERLGEIGDRLP